From one Acidobacteriota bacterium genomic stretch:
- a CDS encoding GNAT family N-acetyltransferase, translating into MLAATVSTPAANLRQNFEKFLEGETTGLACCVSMSDSFTGQGTTRKALCRGEGNAHLSPGVHQNLGYTGLAFAPDCRRTVGILVSRIVDVRQLRVKQFQLLLQAESRAWLEDLHWDYAPSSGLVSSYLEEKRLSGFALVENDVAQAYCLYFREGSKGLIGTLFALQSNSRSSAPVNLLGKAIDTLVDFADVRRIEAQLPHFSLDQVGPYFRSRAFQTYLRQFMSFRLGISAPNRQTPAFQAGRPGQNETSGDFVFQPWERRHDREAARLIYHVYQNHIDAAVNDQYCSIAGTTHLVESIARLRGCGEYLPQASIAAIHCSTGKLAGILGLTAVRPRTAHIPQIAVATGFQGIGLGSAMLRTAFEKLVGAGFSEVSLTVTALNSGAARLYERTGFRTFREFGAFVWNRA; encoded by the coding sequence ATGCTCGCCGCCACCGTCAGCACTCCGGCGGCAAATCTTCGGCAGAACTTCGAAAAATTCCTCGAAGGGGAAACAACCGGATTAGCTTGCTGCGTCTCCATGTCAGACTCATTCACCGGCCAGGGAACAACCCGGAAGGCGTTGTGCCGCGGCGAAGGCAACGCTCATCTCTCGCCAGGCGTCCACCAAAATCTGGGCTATACTGGACTGGCCTTCGCGCCTGATTGCAGGAGGACCGTGGGAATATTGGTGTCCAGGATCGTGGATGTCCGGCAATTGCGAGTGAAGCAGTTCCAACTGCTCTTACAGGCGGAGTCCAGGGCCTGGCTGGAAGATCTTCATTGGGACTACGCTCCCTCATCCGGGCTTGTCTCCTCCTACCTCGAAGAAAAGCGGTTATCGGGCTTTGCCCTGGTCGAAAATGATGTGGCACAAGCCTATTGCCTTTATTTCCGTGAAGGATCAAAGGGGCTGATTGGCACACTCTTCGCACTGCAAAGCAATTCCCGGTCCAGCGCCCCAGTAAATCTCCTGGGCAAAGCCATTGATACGCTGGTTGATTTTGCTGATGTCCGCCGAATTGAGGCCCAACTCCCGCATTTCAGCCTCGACCAGGTCGGCCCTTATTTTCGCTCCCGGGCTTTCCAAACATATCTTCGCCAATTTATGTCTTTTCGATTAGGGATTTCTGCTCCGAACCGCCAGACCCCTGCATTCCAGGCGGGCCGTCCTGGGCAGAATGAAACCTCTGGCGACTTTGTTTTTCAGCCCTGGGAACGCAGGCATGACAGGGAGGCGGCGCGGCTGATCTACCACGTCTACCAGAACCACATCGACGCGGCGGTAAATGACCAGTATTGCAGCATTGCGGGGACCACGCATCTGGTCGAAAGTATTGCCAGGCTCCGCGGCTGCGGAGAGTACCTGCCGCAGGCCTCGATTGCAGCCATCCACTGTTCAACGGGAAAGCTGGCCGGAATACTCGGCCTCACGGCCGTACGACCCCGGACGGCGCACATTCCCCAGATTGCTGTTGCCACCGGCTTTCAGGGCATCGGCCTGGGCAGCGCCATGCTTCGCACTGCCTTCGAAAAACTGGTTGGCGCCGGATTCTCAGAGGTTTCGCTTACAGTAACGGCCCTCAACAGCGGGGCGGCAAGACTTTACGAGCGGACGGGCTTCCGGACATTTCGGGAATTCGGGGCTTTTGTCTGGAACCGGGCCTGA
- the nrdR gene encoding transcriptional repressor NrdR: MRCPFCGYIEDKVVDSRAGKVADTIRRRRECMKCGRRFTTYERIDEIPYMVVKKDGSREKFDRQKILGGLLKACEKRPVPMSKLEEIVDELESYVAESPDRERPSSELGGMVMDRLRKLDKVAYVRFASVYLDFKDVREFMDELQELLKAKTS, from the coding sequence ATGCGATGCCCTTTCTGCGGTTATATCGAAGACAAGGTTGTTGATTCGCGGGCAGGCAAGGTTGCGGACACCATCCGCCGCAGGCGCGAGTGCATGAAGTGTGGCCGCAGGTTTACCACTTACGAGCGGATTGATGAGATCCCTTATATGGTGGTCAAGAAAGACGGCAGCCGCGAAAAGTTTGACCGCCAGAAAATCCTGGGCGGCCTGCTGAAGGCGTGCGAAAAGCGCCCGGTCCCCATGAGCAAGCTGGAGGAGATTGTCGATGAATTGGAATCCTATGTCGCCGAATCTCCGGACCGCGAGCGTCCGAGTTCCGAACTTGGCGGGATGGTCATGGACCGTTTGCGGAAACTGGACAAGGTGGCGTACGTCCGCTTCGCGTCGGTTTACCTTGACTTCAAGGATGTCCGGGAGTTTATGGACGAACTCCAGGAACTGCTGAAGGCAAAAACGAGCTGA
- a CDS encoding flippase-like domain-containing protein, with translation MENSVKKNRRQWIWLGISTVVLVLIIYNLRHSPEWRHFDWGRLWTSLVSARPDLLLLALVGVYGTYLIRALRWQFLMHPIKKGSLWVLFVGQFLGFSSIYLVGRPGEFVRPAYIARKESLPITSMVAVWLMERIFDTICLVVLFSIVLYFAPVGMSAAGKNVLSVMHKAGDAMLAVTVIMVAGLVVYRLKTQALMDWVMRTARFLPQSIQKHLQHFLGSFAEGLLVVRSMPDFAGSVALSVVLWITNATVFWLTLKSLGGTLADFVWLASALVLFCASLGLVVQFPGIGGGYQVGIVLALTEIFGVAADVSTGASILLWLMMSVPVLLVSLGLLVHEGLSFKRLEAITQEEEMEQEAAVKEAK, from the coding sequence ATTGAGAACTCCGTGAAGAAGAACCGACGACAATGGATCTGGCTGGGTATCAGCACAGTTGTACTGGTCCTGATCATCTACAATCTCCGCCACAGCCCTGAATGGCGGCACTTTGACTGGGGGCGGCTGTGGACCTCGCTGGTCAGCGCGCGGCCGGACCTTTTGTTGCTGGCCCTGGTGGGCGTTTACGGCACGTATCTGATCCGTGCGCTACGCTGGCAGTTTCTCATGCATCCCATTAAGAAGGGTTCGCTTTGGGTGCTGTTTGTGGGCCAGTTTCTGGGTTTCAGTTCCATCTATCTGGTGGGGCGCCCGGGAGAATTTGTGCGCCCGGCCTACATTGCCCGGAAAGAGTCGCTTCCCATCACCTCCATGGTGGCCGTCTGGCTGATGGAGCGGATTTTCGACACCATTTGCCTGGTGGTGCTGTTTTCGATAGTCCTTTACTTTGCTCCGGTAGGGATGAGCGCCGCTGGCAAGAATGTGCTCTCGGTGATGCACAAGGCCGGTGATGCGATGCTGGCAGTCACGGTGATCATGGTAGCGGGGCTGGTAGTCTACCGGCTGAAGACCCAGGCACTGATGGATTGGGTTATGCGCACGGCCCGCTTCCTGCCCCAATCCATTCAAAAGCACCTTCAACATTTCCTCGGCTCGTTTGCTGAAGGCCTCCTCGTGGTGCGGAGCATGCCCGATTTTGCGGGCAGCGTGGCGCTTTCCGTTGTTCTCTGGATCACGAATGCAACGGTTTTCTGGCTGACCCTCAAGAGCCTGGGCGGCACGCTCGCTGATTTTGTATGGCTGGCGTCGGCGCTGGTGCTGTTCTGCGCTTCGCTCGGGCTGGTAGTGCAGTTTCCAGGGATAGGCGGGGGGTATCAGGTGGGGATTGTTCTGGCCCTCACAGAAATTTTCGGGGTGGCGGCGGATGTTTCCACTGGAGCTTCCATCCTGCTTTGGCTTATGATGTCGGTTCCCGTTCTGCTGGTAAGCCTGGGCTTGCTGGTCCACGAGGGCCTCAGTTTCAAGCGGCTTGAGGCCATTACCCAGGAAGAAGAGATGGAGCAGGAAGCTGCCGTTAAGGAAGCCAAGTAG
- a CDS encoding phosphoesterase, whose amino-acid sequence MKVRVCFHNRCFDGACSSAVFSRFYREVVDPHAEFSYHGLLHRAGQLFDEDMFDGDENVIVDFKYSSSPRMTWWFDHHQSAFLTPADAEHFRQDRSGKKFYDPSFRSCTKFIAHIAGTKYNFCAPDLEEIIHWADIIDGAQYPDAKTAVEMRDPATQITLVIEGARSNEFVAGLIPELLSKPLGEIAALPRVRQAFEHLYDQHLKTINIIRDRAVLSKGVAYIDLSDQGFEGFNKFIPYYLFPESVYNVALSRSSERIKIAVGSNPWNPTPKSANLASICERFGGGGHAKVAAISLPPDDLDRGRAIAIEIVQELRSFLQ is encoded by the coding sequence ATGAAAGTTCGTGTCTGTTTTCACAATCGATGTTTTGACGGCGCCTGCTCGTCGGCGGTGTTCTCACGTTTTTATCGCGAGGTAGTGGACCCGCACGCAGAATTCTCCTATCACGGCCTTCTCCATCGGGCGGGCCAGCTTTTCGATGAGGACATGTTTGACGGCGACGAAAACGTCATTGTCGATTTTAAATATTCCAGTTCGCCACGCATGACGTGGTGGTTTGATCATCATCAGAGCGCATTTCTCACGCCTGCGGACGCGGAACATTTCCGGCAGGACCGCAGCGGAAAGAAATTCTACGATCCATCCTTCCGCTCCTGCACAAAGTTTATCGCCCACATCGCGGGAACGAAGTACAACTTCTGCGCCCCCGATCTCGAGGAAATCATCCACTGGGCCGACATCATTGACGGCGCGCAGTATCCTGACGCGAAGACAGCCGTTGAGATGCGCGATCCCGCCACACAGATAACCCTGGTAATCGAAGGGGCGCGCTCAAATGAATTTGTCGCCGGGCTCATTCCCGAGTTGCTTTCAAAACCGCTGGGTGAAATCGCTGCCTTGCCTCGCGTCCGGCAGGCATTCGAACACCTTTACGATCAGCACCTGAAGACGATAAACATCATCCGCGACCGCGCCGTGCTCAGCAAAGGCGTCGCTTACATCGACCTTTCCGACCAGGGCTTTGAAGGCTTCAACAAGTTCATCCCTTATTATCTTTTTCCTGAATCGGTTTATAACGTGGCGCTCAGCCGCTCCAGTGAACGCATCAAGATTGCTGTCGGCAGCAATCCCTGGAATCCAACCCCGAAGAGCGCAAACCTCGCCAGCATCTGCGAGAGGTTCGGCGGGGGCGGGCACGCAAAGGTAGCCGCAATATCCCTGCCTCCAGATGACCTCGACCGAGGCCGCGCCATCGCCATCGAGATCGTCCAGGAACTTCGGTCCTTTCTCCAGTAA
- a CDS encoding zinc-ribbon domain-containing protein has product MGRCGSQAGWFCKGGRRPVTAVCAKCGAALTADAVFCSSCGSPVGARSGVNAGAEANQPDTARGLELPGIAFNVAGLLCYLLWPVALVFFLLVGPYNRNGFVRFHAYQAAFLGLAGAVVAITLQIMTSILALIPVLGWIAGAFIWFSYAIILLILIIVSMYKAYNGEWYSLPVIGNFAREQAEKLK; this is encoded by the coding sequence ATGGGCCGCTGCGGATCTCAAGCTGGATGGTTTTGCAAAGGGGGAAGGAGGCCGGTTACGGCAGTCTGCGCAAAATGCGGAGCGGCGTTAACGGCCGATGCGGTTTTCTGCAGCTCGTGCGGTTCACCGGTAGGCGCGAGATCAGGCGTCAACGCCGGGGCTGAAGCAAACCAGCCTGACACGGCGCGGGGTCTTGAATTGCCGGGGATTGCTTTCAATGTGGCAGGGCTGCTCTGCTACCTGCTGTGGCCGGTTGCGCTGGTTTTCTTCCTTTTGGTTGGCCCATACAACAGGAATGGGTTCGTTCGTTTCCATGCTTACCAGGCCGCGTTTCTGGGGCTTGCCGGGGCGGTCGTGGCCATTACACTTCAGATTATGACGTCGATTCTGGCCCTGATTCCTGTGCTCGGGTGGATCGCAGGCGCTTTTATTTGGTTTTCCTATGCCATTATCCTTTTGATTCTGATCATCGTCTCGATGTATAAAGCCTATAACGGGGAGTGGTACAGCCTGCCTGTCATTGGAAATTTTGCGCGGGAGCAGGCGGAGAAGTTGAAGTAG
- a CDS encoding sigma-70 family RNA polymerase sigma factor: MVIELNDADLVRQIGSGEGREAEAELVRRMAPRIRLYGLRHLRDKHASDDLTQQVLITTLEALRAGRLREPEKLASFVLGICRMTVLDLWRGAERKGRLLEQYGAELPIAVQPELPHLDHDHLMRCVQNLNERERTVVIMSFYDEETGADVASCLGVSEANVRVIRHRAIRQLRECMGVAV; the protein is encoded by the coding sequence ATGGTAATCGAATTGAATGATGCTGATCTGGTAAGGCAAATCGGCTCCGGAGAGGGCCGCGAAGCCGAGGCCGAGCTGGTCCGCAGGATGGCTCCTCGAATCCGGCTCTATGGTTTGCGCCACTTGCGGGATAAACATGCCAGCGATGATCTGACGCAGCAGGTGCTGATCACCACGCTTGAGGCCTTGCGAGCCGGCCGTCTTCGAGAGCCCGAGAAGCTTGCTTCCTTCGTGCTGGGCATTTGCCGGATGACGGTCCTGGACTTGTGGCGAGGGGCGGAGAGAAAAGGGCGTCTGCTGGAACAGTACGGGGCGGAACTGCCGATAGCCGTCCAGCCTGAACTGCCACATCTTGACCATGACCATCTCATGCGCTGCGTTCAAAACCTCAATGAACGCGAGCGCACAGTGGTAATCATGAGTTTTTACGATGAAGAGACAGGTGCGGATGTGGCCAGCTGCCTGGGCGTTTCGGAAGCAAACGTACGCGTGATTCGCCATCGGGCGATCCGCCAACTGCGCGAATGCATGGGCGTGGCTGTATGA
- a CDS encoding MBL fold metallo-hydrolase, translating into MAKISEITPNVYRISIYAQWADLQFNHFLVKDDEPMLFHTGLRGMHTEISEAVSKLINLSDLRHIGFSHFESDECGSLNEWLAVAPKADVICSQVGALVSVNDFIGREARALADGESFSTGTFRFRYCQTPHLPHGWDAGVLFEETEKMLLCSDLFHQTGDVEPITSNDVVGRSYEAMKGYQAGVLADYVPYTPLTGQNLRKLAALEPKTLAIMHGSSFTGDCVRALDDLHEAYREVFGREKQAMQAGSV; encoded by the coding sequence ATGGCCAAGATATCCGAAATCACTCCGAACGTCTATCGAATCTCCATCTACGCCCAATGGGCTGATCTGCAATTCAATCACTTTCTTGTGAAGGATGACGAACCGATGCTGTTCCACACAGGTTTGCGCGGTATGCACACGGAGATCAGCGAAGCGGTCTCCAAACTCATCAACCTATCGGACCTGCGGCATATCGGCTTCAGCCACTTCGAATCTGACGAGTGCGGGTCCCTGAATGAGTGGCTCGCGGTCGCACCCAAGGCCGACGTGATCTGCAGCCAGGTGGGCGCGCTCGTCAGCGTCAATGACTTCATCGGCCGCGAGGCGCGGGCGCTGGCCGACGGCGAAAGTTTTAGCACAGGAACATTTCGTTTTCGCTACTGCCAGACGCCCCATTTACCGCACGGCTGGGATGCCGGCGTACTTTTCGAAGAGACCGAGAAGATGCTGCTGTGTTCAGACCTCTTCCATCAGACCGGCGACGTGGAGCCGATCACATCCAATGATGTCGTCGGTCGCTCGTATGAAGCGATGAAGGGCTACCAGGCAGGCGTCCTGGCGGATTACGTTCCGTACACTCCGCTCACCGGACAGAACCTCAGAAAGCTTGCTGCCCTCGAACCCAAAACACTCGCCATCATGCACGGATCAAGCTTTACAGGCGACTGTGTCCGCGCGCTCGATGATCTGCACGAGGCGTACCGCGAAGTCTTCGGCAGGGAAAAGCAGGCGATGCAAGCCGGTAGCGTTTAG
- a CDS encoding DUF664 domain-containing protein, with the protein MSSNEVKSVAEFLIADFENEMQTTLRVIEAVPARHLDYQPDPKAKSGLGLVRHITLEDEWMLTSIADGRFSVPPDDSDACGIMTPADAVHRYRERIPAALDRVRALPPEKLTANIDLLGLVQMPAINLLAMAVKHSVHHRGQLSTYLRPMGSKVPGIYGPSADTPH; encoded by the coding sequence ATGAGTTCCAACGAAGTCAAGAGTGTCGCCGAGTTTCTCATCGCAGATTTTGAAAACGAAATGCAAACTACCTTGCGTGTAATTGAAGCGGTGCCAGCCCGTCATCTGGATTATCAGCCAGACCCGAAGGCCAAAAGCGGTCTGGGGCTGGTCCGGCACATCACACTTGAGGATGAGTGGATGCTGACTTCCATCGCGGACGGCCGGTTCTCCGTCCCGCCTGACGATTCCGACGCCTGCGGCATCATGACTCCGGCCGACGCCGTCCATCGTTATAGGGAAAGGATCCCGGCCGCGCTCGACCGCGTTCGCGCCCTGCCGCCGGAGAAGCTGACCGCCAACATTGACTTGCTCGGCCTGGTCCAGATGCCCGCCATCAACCTGCTGGCGATGGCGGTCAAACATTCGGTGCATCATCGCGGCCAGCTCAGCACCTACCTTCGCCCGATGGGAAGCAAAGTGCCAGGAATCTACGGCCCGTCGGCTGACACTCCTCATTAA
- a CDS encoding long-chain fatty acid--CoA ligase, which yields MEAKQFKTINELFLQAMGDHQKPDAFLTKMKGAYRGVASRDVLLKVAALARAFAKMGIGAGDRVALLSENRLEWALTDYAILGIGAVTVPFYSTLLEGDVEFILCDSGSKGIVVSTRDQLKKVLAVRAVVPGLKFVVAMDCEPGEFPDVLSWKELAGGESAAGAEAVKSLEEQALRTQPGDIATIVYTSGTTGVFKGVVLTHANIASNIQACGRLFDFHPGDVSMAFLPLAHIFERMIDFYYMAQGVSIAYAENIDSLPQNLREVRPTLMAVVPRLVEKIREKVLDEVRQLPSSKQKLFGWALRTGREWFPYKLAGRPAPLGLSLKHALADKAVYAKIRSQMGGRLRLLISGAAPLSQDLAEFFFSMGIPIYEGYGLTETSPVIAVNHPRAVKLGTVGQVIPGVEVKLGGETEDAEGHTGREILVRGPSVTPGYYHQDERNGEAFADGWFHTGDLGSLDSEGFLSITGRKKNLFKTSGGKYVSPEKLENLFQGHRYVAQLVVLGDSRKFVGSLIVPNFIALESYAQEQGIDFAAREELVKNEKIHAFLQGQVDEACKHLPPHERIRQIALLPKELTIAAGELSATLKVKRPVVEARYSELIQEMFSRRQPAMQEISAK from the coding sequence ATGGAAGCAAAGCAATTTAAAACGATCAATGAGCTGTTTCTCCAGGCGATGGGGGACCATCAGAAGCCTGACGCCTTCCTGACCAAGATGAAAGGCGCCTACCGAGGTGTCGCTTCGCGTGACGTGCTTCTGAAGGTTGCGGCGCTGGCCCGGGCATTCGCTAAGATGGGCATCGGCGCAGGTGACCGCGTCGCGCTACTGTCTGAAAATCGCCTGGAATGGGCCCTCACCGATTATGCCATTCTGGGGATCGGAGCCGTCACCGTTCCTTTCTATTCCACGCTGCTGGAAGGTGACGTGGAGTTTATCCTTTGCGATTCCGGCTCGAAAGGGATTGTAGTTTCCACCCGCGACCAACTCAAAAAAGTCCTGGCTGTGCGAGCTGTTGTGCCGGGGTTGAAGTTTGTGGTGGCAATGGATTGCGAACCGGGAGAATTCCCCGACGTCCTCAGCTGGAAGGAACTGGCCGGCGGGGAGAGCGCGGCCGGGGCGGAGGCGGTTAAATCTCTCGAAGAGCAGGCGCTTCGTACGCAGCCAGGGGACATAGCAACCATCGTATATACTTCCGGGACTACAGGAGTGTTCAAGGGCGTTGTGCTGACGCACGCCAATATCGCCTCAAACATTCAGGCTTGCGGCCGCTTATTTGATTTCCACCCGGGCGACGTCAGCATGGCTTTCCTCCCGCTCGCTCACATTTTCGAGCGGATGATCGACTTTTACTACATGGCGCAGGGCGTTTCGATTGCCTACGCAGAAAACATCGATTCTCTGCCGCAGAACCTGCGCGAAGTGCGGCCTACTCTGATGGCCGTTGTTCCACGGCTGGTGGAGAAAATCCGCGAAAAAGTGTTGGACGAGGTTCGCCAACTTCCTTCGTCCAAGCAGAAGCTATTTGGATGGGCCCTGCGCACGGGACGCGAGTGGTTTCCGTACAAACTCGCGGGGCGCCCCGCTCCGCTGGGCCTGAGCTTGAAGCATGCGCTCGCTGATAAAGCCGTCTATGCCAAGATCCGCTCGCAGATGGGTGGACGGCTGCGGCTGTTGATTTCAGGGGCCGCGCCGCTCAGCCAGGATCTCGCGGAGTTTTTCTTCTCCATGGGAATCCCGATCTATGAAGGTTACGGGTTGACAGAAACCTCTCCTGTGATCGCGGTCAACCATCCCCGCGCTGTGAAACTGGGCACAGTGGGCCAGGTGATTCCGGGCGTGGAAGTCAAACTGGGAGGCGAGACCGAGGACGCCGAGGGGCATACCGGGCGCGAAATTCTGGTGCGCGGACCCAGCGTAACCCCGGGATACTATCACCAGGATGAGCGGAACGGCGAAGCATTCGCCGATGGCTGGTTTCACACAGGGGACCTGGGCTCGCTGGATTCGGAAGGATTTCTCTCCATCACAGGCCGCAAAAAGAACCTCTTCAAAACCTCTGGCGGAAAATATGTTTCACCGGAAAAGCTGGAAAACCTTTTCCAGGGCCACCGTTATGTCGCTCAGCTTGTGGTGCTGGGCGATTCAAGAAAGTTTGTCGGATCGCTGATCGTCCCCAACTTCATTGCGCTCGAATCCTATGCACAGGAGCAGGGAATCGACTTTGCGGCGCGCGAAGAGCTGGTGAAGAACGAAAAGATACATGCCTTCCTGCAAGGGCAGGTGGATGAAGCCTGCAAGCACCTTCCCCCCCACGAACGCATCCGCCAGATTGCACTGCTCCCGAAGGAACTCACGATCGCCGCGGGCGAGCTTTCAGCTACGCTCAAGGTCAAACGTCCGGTGGTTGAAGCTCGCTATAGTGAATTGATTCAAGAAATGTTCTCACGCCGCCAGCCCGCAATGCAGGAAATATCCGCAAAGTAA
- the hutU gene encoding urocanate hydratase yields MAQLEPGIGNENGPLGKSRHVVRSPRGAGLICRGWGQEAALRMMMNSLDPEVAEQPRDLIACGATGKVLRNWESYQATVEALKALRNDETLLIEAGGPAGVFETQESAARVIITNTISEGRWPTPEKLDQLEQQGIPTPGGPDPGSWTYVGTQQTLPVAFEVFCVIGRNHFGNDLAGKLIVSGGMGAAGGALPLAAGMAGAAFLGIDVDGERIRRRIRAGYCDYCVNTLDEALRILKNAVRQKHAISVGLVGNCAEVIPELASRGVLPDILTDQTAAHDLLNGYIPSGLGAEDAHALRREDPEDYRSRSRDSLSRHFEGMLTLQKLGSIVFEFGNNLCAAAERCGVTGAVSAFPEAVETYLQHLLSAGLVPVRWVALSGEPGDMRRFEDMALELFPDEPSLSRWIRLAGKHFRFQGLPARVCWMDEETRIQMAERLNRSVADGLVKAPFVVAFEHVESNLQPAPWPQRDEAEGKRDSAGDWPIMEAPLGAASGTSWASLKCGSSYSQATMALVADGTPYAANSLQRVLRSNYALDFIRLATPRYKDGFSSSWQ; encoded by the coding sequence ATGGCACAACTGGAACCTGGCATTGGAAATGAGAACGGCCCGCTGGGCAAGAGCAGGCATGTGGTCCGGTCGCCGCGTGGGGCCGGGCTTATCTGCCGGGGCTGGGGTCAGGAAGCCGCTTTGCGCATGATGATGAATTCGCTCGACCCTGAGGTCGCCGAACAGCCCCGTGACTTGATTGCATGCGGAGCCACCGGGAAAGTTCTGCGCAACTGGGAGAGCTATCAGGCAACTGTGGAAGCCCTCAAGGCCCTCAGGAACGATGAGACGCTCCTGATTGAAGCCGGGGGCCCGGCAGGTGTTTTTGAAACACAGGAAAGCGCCGCGCGAGTCATCATTACAAACACAATCTCGGAAGGTCGTTGGCCCACGCCGGAAAAGCTCGATCAGCTCGAACAACAGGGAATTCCTACACCCGGAGGCCCAGATCCGGGAAGCTGGACGTACGTAGGGACACAGCAAACGCTGCCAGTCGCCTTTGAAGTTTTTTGCGTCATCGGACGGAATCACTTCGGCAACGACCTTGCAGGCAAGCTGATTGTTTCAGGCGGAATGGGCGCAGCGGGTGGAGCATTGCCGCTCGCTGCCGGAATGGCCGGAGCGGCATTCCTTGGCATCGACGTGGATGGCGAACGCATCCGCCGCCGCATCCGCGCCGGCTATTGCGATTACTGCGTCAATACACTGGATGAAGCTCTGCGCATTCTCAAGAATGCTGTGCGGCAGAAACACGCCATATCCGTGGGGCTGGTGGGAAACTGCGCCGAAGTCATTCCGGAACTCGCCAGCAGGGGCGTGCTTCCGGACATTCTGACCGACCAGACCGCCGCCCACGACCTCTTGAACGGATACATCCCTTCCGGCCTCGGTGCTGAGGATGCGCACGCACTGCGGCGAGAAGATCCCGAGGATTATCGGTCTCGTTCCCGGGACTCACTATCCCGGCATTTTGAAGGAATGCTGACGCTCCAGAAATTGGGTTCCATCGTTTTCGAATTCGGAAACAACCTTTGCGCCGCAGCCGAGCGCTGTGGGGTGACGGGCGCTGTGTCTGCTTTCCCTGAGGCAGTTGAGACTTATCTTCAGCATCTGCTGTCAGCAGGGCTAGTCCCGGTTCGATGGGTGGCGCTGTCGGGTGAACCGGGAGACATGCGCCGGTTCGAGGACATGGCGCTCGAGCTTTTTCCGGACGAACCCTCGCTGTCGCGATGGATTCGGCTGGCTGGAAAACACTTCCGGTTCCAGGGCCTGCCAGCGCGGGTCTGTTGGATGGACGAAGAAACGCGCATCCAGATGGCCGAGCGCCTGAACAGATCTGTTGCCGATGGACTAGTCAAGGCACCGTTCGTCGTCGCTTTTGAACACGTGGAAAGTAACCTTCAACCCGCTCCCTGGCCACAGCGGGATGAAGCGGAAGGCAAGCGGGATTCCGCCGGCGATTGGCCGATCATGGAGGCGCCTTTAGGTGCGGCTTCAGGGACAAGCTGGGCATCGCTTAAATGTGGATCGAGCTACAGTCAGGCAACTATGGCGCTGGTTGCCGACGGGACGCCATATGCTGCAAATTCCCTGCAGCGAGTTTTGAGAAGTAACTACGCGCTCGATTTCATCCGTCTGGCCACACCGCGCTACAAGGACGGTTTCAGCTCTTCCTGGCAGTGA
- a CDS encoding zinc ribbon domain-containing protein has translation MPAYEFVCKECLNKFTLVLSIAEYEKLLPSCPKCKGRKIEQLPAVFFAVTARKS, from the coding sequence ATGCCAGCCTACGAGTTTGTGTGCAAAGAGTGCCTCAACAAGTTCACCCTGGTTCTCAGCATTGCCGAATACGAAAAACTCCTGCCGTCTTGCCCCAAATGCAAAGGCCGCAAGATTGAGCAGTTGCCCGCTGTGTTCTTTGCGGTCACTGCCAGGAAGAGCTGA